From the Chthonomonadales bacterium genome, the window GTAAGCGCGGACGAGTCGAGTCTGCGCGTGTGGGAGACGACGACGAGCGAGGGCTATGGGGGGCTGAGCTACTACCAGAAGGGCGAGATGATCGGACTGTGTCTCGACCTGAGCATCCGCCACGCCAGCGGAGGACGCCGGAGCATGGACGACGTGATGCGCGACCTTCTGCGCCGCGCCGCGCCGCCGGCGCCCGGTTTTGCGCCCGACGGCATCCGCGAGGCCGTCATCCGCGCGGGCGGGCCGGCCATGGGCCCGCTCTATGACCTGCTGGCCCGCTCCACTCGGGAAGCGCCCTTCGCCGAGTGCCTGGGCTACGCGGGCCTGCGGCTGCGCTCGGCCGGCGGCAGGCCGCGCATCGAGCCGGATCCCGCCGCCGACCCGGCGGCCACTACCCTTCGGGAGGGGTGGCTGAGCGCCGGGGCCCCCGGCGGCTGACCGCCGCGCTCAGTCGCCTCCCTCCCAGCACAACTCCCACGGCGTCTCCGGCCCCTCCGCGACGATCGGCACGACCGCCGAGCCGCTCGCGCCGGCTCGCAGCGGCACGGACCGCCCCGCCGCCTCGGCGCCCAACGGCAGCCCCCGCCCGGCGCAGGAGACCACCAGTACCCCCTGCTCGCCCGCGGGGCGCCGCAGCACGCCCCGCAGCGTGGAGCCGTCCCAGGCGACGCCGCCGAGCTCGGCGCCGCCGCTCAAGTGGAAGCTCGTGCCGGTCGGCCACGGGTGCGACCGCGCTCGCCGGAGCGCCAGAACCTTGACCGCCGGCCCGAAGAAGGCCACCTCCAGCACGCCATGAGCCGGCGAGGCGATCAGGGTCCGCGCGTCGCCGGGGTGCGCGTAGCCGGGCGAGTTGGCCGGCTCGGGCAGCTCGCCCAGGCACTGCGCCGACCACAGTTCGTGCGCCGTCCAGTTTGCGCCGGGATCGAGCCCGAGGCGCTCCAGCGGCAGGCGGAAGCGCGTGATGCGCGCCTGCCCGTAGGCCGCCGCGTCGTTGGGCGTGTAGCTGAAGAGGCCCGCGAGCACCCAGTGATCCCAGTCTGCCTCCACCGGCAACGCCCATACGCGCGAGACCGGCTCGCCCTCGTCCTCCTCCTCCACCTCGTCAGGGGCCGTGCCGCGCGCCAGGCCGTCGTAGTTGAGCGAGACGGCCTCCACGGGCTCGAACAGGTCCACCGGCCGCGCCGCCCGGCCGAGCGGCGGCAACACGGCCGTAAGCACCTGCCAGCGGTCCTCGGGAAGCGTCGTCAGGTCGTCGCCGACGTCCACCTGCCCGCCGCATAGGAACGTGGCGGTGGCGCGAACGCGCGCCTCCTCCAGCGTGCCGGGCAGCCCCACCACCAGGCAGGAGGGCTGCAGTATGCCCCACCGACGGTGCTTCCAGAGATGGCCCGCCAGTGCTCCGCCGTAGTCCTCGCGAAGATGGCGCCACCCCACGTAGCCGGTGTTGCCCGTGTCGGCGCAGGAGTAGAGCAGGGGCAGCGCGCCCGTGCCCGGCGCCTCCGGCGCGCCGCAGTTGAGCACGAGCGCCTCGGGATCGGCGGCCCGCATCGCCTCCAGCAGGATGGCCGCGCCCGCTCGGGCGGCCTCCGCGCCGCCGCCGGCCACCGTGCGCGCATCGTGGCGGACGCGCAGCGCAGCGGACTGCACACCGCCCAGGAAGTCGGGCTTCAGGTAGCGCACACCGCGCCGAGCGAGGGTGTCGACCGCCGCGCGCAGGTGCGCGCGCGCGCCGGGGTGGGTCAGGTCGAGCGCGTAGGTGCGCTCGTGCGGCTCCCAGTACCACTCGCCCAGCGAGGCCAGGCTCCCGTCCGGGCCGCGCAGCAGCCACTCGGGGTGCTGCGCGCAAACCAGGGAGCGCTCGCCCACGATGAACGGGGCGGTCCAGGCGCCGAGCCGCAGGCCGAGCGCGTCGAGGCGCTCCCCCAGTCGCGCCAGGCCGCCGGGGAACGCCGCGCTCTCCTCCAGGGAGTCCGGAAGCCCGTCACGCTGCCATCCCAGGTCCACGAGCATCCATCGCAGGCCCAGCGAGGCCAGGCGCGCGCGGGCAGCGCGCGCGTTCGCCAGAACCGCCTCCTCCGTCACGCCCAGGCGGTACGGGTACCATGAGCACCACGTGACCGGCGGCTCCTTCGGCAGGGAGGCGGGGAAGCGCGCGGCGGTCAGGTCCCCGTAGCGCTCCAGCAGCGCCCAGGGATCCGGCCCGCGCAGCAGCAGGAGGTCCTCCAGCGCCACGTCCTCGCCGGGATCCAGCAGCACGTCCCCGCCATCGAATCCCGCGTGCCACGCGCCGTCCGGCGCCGACGTGATGGTCCCGAGCCACCGCTCCGAGCTCTCGAAGCCCACCAGCAGCGCCTGGCGCGCCGCCCCGTCGAACGCCGACCAGACGAGCAGCGACCCCGCTGCCGGGCGCGACTCCGGCGCGTCCTCGCCGTCGGTCCGTCCCGGCTTGGGCGACGCTGCCAGGGGCCGCACGCGCGCCCAGGTGCTCCCCTGCTCGTAGATGCGCACCGCGGCCGCGTCGGCGCCGAACCGGCATGGCGCCCCGGCCCGGCTGGCAAGCAGGCGCACGGCGCGCAGCGGCGCGGGCGCGGACCCGCGGAAGCTGAGGGTCGCGCTGAGGCGCAGGCCGCCGGCGGACAGCGGCTCGACCCGCTGAAGGAGGGCAGCGATCCCTCCCGCGAACGTCGTGGTGACGCTGAGCGCGCCGTCCGAGGGGGCGGGCGGGGCCTCGCATCCGACCATCGGCAGGGGGCCGCCGCCCAGGTCAAGGGCCGGCACGAGCGGCCCGAGGGCGAACCCGGGCCAGCCCGGCGCGTCGACCACGAGGCCGCCATCGGACGGCCGGCAGCGCAGCGGATGAGGGTCCATCGGTTCCTCCGCGGCCTGAGAGGTCGGCCAGGCGCGTGCGCGCAGCTTTCGGCGGAGCGCGCGCCCGCTCTTCCGGCGCCCAGCCTCGCCGCGAGCGGCGGCGGGCGGCGCGCCCAACCGGCGCCCAACCGGCGATTGACAGGCGCGCACGGGCACAAGTATACTTGCGCCACTCACTACCGGGCCGCCACGTCCGTGCCCGCTCCGCTCGCCGCCCCCCGACGGCGGGCGCTCGCCGCCACAGGAGGTCACCGTGCGCTTCGAGACCCTCGCCGTCCATGCTGGGCAGGGACCGGACCCCACCTACGGCGCCGTGATGACGCCCATCTACCAGACCTCCACGTTCGCCTTCCGTGGCGTCAAGCAGCCTGGCCCCTTCGACTACTCCCGCAGCGGGAACCCGACCCGCCGGGCACTGGAGGACTGTCTGGCCGCTCTGGAGGGCGGGACTCGCGGGTTCGCCTTCGCCACGGGCATGGCTGCGGAGGCCACCGTCCTCATGATGTTCGAGGCCGGCGACCACCTCGTGGTGCACGACGACCTCTACGGCGGAACCTACCGGCTGCTGGTGAGCACGCTCCAGAACAAGGGCTTGCAGATCGACTTCGTGAACCTGCGCGACCTGAGCGCCGCCGCGGCGGCCCTGCGGCCCAACACGCGCGCCATGTGGCTGGAGACCCCCACCAACCCGCTGATGAACCTGCTCGACCTCCGCGCGTTGGCCGACATCG encodes:
- a CDS encoding alpha-galactosidase — encoded protein: MDPHPLRCRPSDGGLVVDAPGWPGFALGPLVPALDLGGGPLPMVGCEAPPAPSDGALSVTTTFAGGIAALLQRVEPLSAGGLRLSATLSFRGSAPAPLRAVRLLASRAGAPCRFGADAAAVRIYEQGSTWARVRPLAASPKPGRTDGEDAPESRPAAGSLLVWSAFDGAARQALLVGFESSERWLGTITSAPDGAWHAGFDGGDVLLDPGEDVALEDLLLLRGPDPWALLERYGDLTAARFPASLPKEPPVTWCSWYPYRLGVTEEAVLANARAARARLASLGLRWMLVDLGWQRDGLPDSLEESAAFPGGLARLGERLDALGLRLGAWTAPFIVGERSLVCAQHPEWLLRGPDGSLASLGEWYWEPHERTYALDLTHPGARAHLRAAVDTLARRGVRYLKPDFLGGVQSAALRVRHDARTVAGGGAEAARAGAAILLEAMRAADPEALVLNCGAPEAPGTGALPLLYSCADTGNTGYVGWRHLREDYGGALAGHLWKHRRWGILQPSCLVVGLPGTLEEARVRATATFLCGGQVDVGDDLTTLPEDRWQVLTAVLPPLGRAARPVDLFEPVEAVSLNYDGLARGTAPDEVEEEDEGEPVSRVWALPVEADWDHWVLAGLFSYTPNDAAAYGQARITRFRLPLERLGLDPGANWTAHELWSAQCLGELPEPANSPGYAHPGDARTLIASPAHGVLEVAFFGPAVKVLALRRARSHPWPTGTSFHLSGGAELGGVAWDGSTLRGVLRRPAGEQGVLVVSCAGRGLPLGAEAAGRSVPLRAGASGSAVVPIVAEGPETPWELCWEGGD